A single region of the Erythrobacter sp. HL-111 genome encodes:
- a CDS encoding SDR family oxidoreductase codes for MTVFATSAEMAAAILFLLSDAAANITGHVLVSDGGYTL; via the coding sequence CTGACGGTCTTCGCCACCTCCGCCGAAATGGCCGCGGCGATCCTTTTCCTGCTGAGCGATGCCGCCGCCAACATCACCGGCCACGTGCTGGTGTCGGACGGCGGCTACACTCTCTAG
- a CDS encoding NAD(P) transhydrogenase subunit alpha has protein sequence MKIAVLKERAAGETRVAATPETVKKYIGLGNEVAVEQGAGLSASITDEAYAEAGAAIGDAPASVKDADIVLGVQAPDVALLSGARPGAWVAALFDPFQHKERVEAYARAGLEALSMEFMPRITRAQSMDVLSSQSNLAGYKAVLAAADEYGRAFPMMMTAAGTVQAARVFIMGVGVAGLQAIATAKRLGAQVSATDVRPETAEQITSLGAKAVFAEGLEAAGEGGYAAELTDEQKAKQAELVSTHIAKQDLVITTALIPGRRAPVLVTDAQIATMKPGSVIFDLAVAQGGNVEGSKPDEVVVRHGVKIMGYSNTPAHLAADASALFSRNHFNFLSAFWDKEAGKPVLDEEIGTAIRLTKDGAVVNERLKG, from the coding sequence GTGAAGATCGCAGTCCTTAAAGAACGCGCCGCAGGGGAAACGCGCGTCGCGGCGACGCCGGAAACGGTGAAGAAGTACATCGGCCTCGGCAACGAGGTCGCGGTGGAGCAGGGGGCGGGCCTGTCCGCCTCGATCACCGACGAGGCCTATGCCGAAGCGGGCGCTGCGATCGGCGATGCGCCGGCGAGCGTGAAGGACGCGGACATCGTGCTGGGCGTGCAGGCGCCCGACGTCGCGCTGCTTTCCGGCGCCAGGCCGGGCGCGTGGGTCGCGGCGCTGTTCGATCCGTTCCAGCACAAGGAGCGGGTCGAGGCCTATGCCAGGGCCGGGCTCGAGGCGCTTTCGATGGAATTCATGCCGCGCATCACCCGCGCGCAGTCGATGGACGTGCTTTCCAGCCAGTCGAACCTTGCCGGTTACAAGGCGGTGCTGGCGGCGGCGGACGAATATGGCCGCGCCTTCCCGATGATGATGACGGCGGCGGGCACGGTGCAGGCGGCGCGCGTCTTCATCATGGGCGTGGGCGTTGCGGGGCTCCAGGCGATCGCGACGGCCAAGCGGCTCGGCGCGCAGGTCTCGGCGACGGACGTGAGGCCCGAAACTGCCGAACAGATCACCTCGCTCGGGGCCAAGGCGGTCTTTGCCGAGGGGCTCGAGGCGGCGGGCGAGGGCGGCTACGCGGCCGAACTCACCGACGAACAGAAGGCGAAGCAGGCCGAGCTGGTTTCCACCCACATCGCCAAGCAGGACCTCGTCATCACCACCGCGCTGATCCCGGGCCGCAGGGCGCCGGTGCTGGTCACGGACGCGCAGATCGCGACGATGAAGCCGGGCAGCGTGATCTTCGATCTCGCGGTGGCGCAGGGGGGCAATGTCGAAGGCTCTAAGCCCGACGAGGTCGTCGTGAGGCACGGCGTCAAGATCATGGGCTATTCGAACACGCCCGCCCACCTCGCCGCCGACGCCTCGGCGCTGTTCTCACGCAATCACTTCAACTTCCTCTCCGCCTTCTGGGACAAGGAGGCCGGCAAGCCGGTCCTCGACGAGGAGATCGGCACCGCCATCCGCCTGACGAAGGACGGCGCGGTGGTGAACGAAAGGCTGAAGGGATAA
- a CDS encoding IS1380 family transposase translates to MPQTTPAGCDDSASVFSFPAVRGKKVTAAFDGGRLTSDGGVLVLAQAERMMGLCQRLAACIADPRDPARVVHRLEDILRARMFAIACGYEDADDLDALRDDPGFRLALGKLPGSGAGLASQPTMSRWENAPSTRELAKMLGIMIDIYCASYPTPPAAVTLDIDDTCDVVHGYQQLSFWNGHHGERCFLPIHVYDTATGRPVAMLLRTGKTPSGKEAAGHIRRLVRHLRRHWPDTHITIRGDGHYGRPEVMAFCEAAHVDYVFGLPTNAALRADPVIVTAADACAVRRAECQLPVLRSYAETRYGAKSWNRQRRVVARIEASTLGMDIRYVVTSLTQGSAEYIYDTLYCARGQAENLIKLHKTQLASDRTSCRSANANQMRLILHTAAYWLLWRVQQAIPKTTALAKAEFTTLRLRLLKVAARVMESATRIRVAFASACPDADLMRAIVLALKPAPT, encoded by the coding sequence ATGCCACAGACCACACCCGCCGGATGCGATGATAGCGCGTCCGTATTTTCGTTTCCAGCAGTGCGCGGCAAGAAGGTCACAGCTGCGTTTGACGGCGGCAGGCTGACCTCGGATGGCGGGGTCCTGGTGCTGGCTCAGGCCGAGCGCATGATGGGGCTCTGCCAGCGGCTTGCGGCGTGTATTGCCGATCCGCGCGATCCTGCTCGGGTGGTTCATCGGCTTGAAGATATCCTGCGCGCGCGGATGTTCGCGATCGCCTGCGGCTATGAGGATGCCGATGATCTCGACGCTCTGCGCGATGATCCGGGCTTCCGCCTTGCGCTGGGCAAGCTGCCGGGATCGGGTGCGGGGTTGGCCAGCCAACCGACGATGAGCCGCTGGGAGAATGCGCCGAGCACGCGCGAGCTGGCAAAGATGCTGGGGATCATGATCGACATCTACTGCGCCAGCTACCCCACTCCGCCGGCGGCGGTGACGCTGGATATCGATGACACCTGCGACGTCGTGCACGGCTATCAGCAACTCTCCTTCTGGAACGGACATCATGGGGAGCGCTGCTTCCTGCCGATCCATGTCTACGACACGGCAACGGGCCGGCCGGTGGCGATGCTGCTGCGCACGGGCAAGACGCCTTCGGGCAAGGAGGCGGCAGGGCATATCCGGCGTCTGGTGCGCCATCTTCGCCGCCACTGGCCCGATACCCACATCACCATCCGCGGTGACGGGCATTATGGACGGCCCGAGGTCATGGCCTTCTGCGAGGCGGCCCATGTCGATTACGTGTTCGGTCTGCCGACCAACGCCGCGCTGCGCGCCGATCCCGTCATCGTCACGGCTGCCGATGCCTGTGCGGTCCGCCGCGCCGAGTGCCAACTCCCGGTCCTGCGCAGCTATGCCGAGACCCGCTACGGCGCGAAGAGCTGGAACCGCCAGCGCCGCGTCGTCGCCAGGATCGAGGCCAGCACGCTGGGCATGGATATCCGCTATGTCGTCACATCGCTAACCCAAGGCTCGGCTGAATACATCTATGACACGCTCTACTGTGCGCGCGGGCAGGCCGAGAACCTGATCAAGCTGCACAAGACCCAGCTGGCCAGTGACCGCACCTCGTGCCGGTCGGCGAACGCCAACCAGATGCGCCTGATCCTGCACACCGCTGCCTACTGGCTGCTGTGGCGCGTTCAGCAGGCGATCCCAAAGACCACCGCTCTGGCAAAAGCCGAGTTTACGACCCTGCGCCTGCGGCTGCTCAAGGTTGCTGCCCGCGTCATGGAAAGCGCCACCCGAATCCGCGTAGCGTTCGCCTCTGCGTGCCCCGATGCCGATCTGATGCGTGCCATCGTTCTCGCGCTCAAGCCTGCGCCGACGTAG
- a CDS encoding sigma-54 dependent transcriptional regulator, with amino-acid sequence MLIDDEPAQSRLICAIAARAGWRTLVAPDAETAIAMLGTREGMQLSAILLDQWVPGDDACSLIAELKERRPALPILMLTTSASPVLAVEAMRAGASDYLVKPIAPDRLMEALRAVTTRERQRDELAPLTEKMGAHLDFDAMIGTAPGFRTALAQAAKAARGHGHALIEGESGTGKEMLMRAMHSASPRAKEPLRIINIASLPPGSVESVLFGHEPGAFPGAFDRQIGALQHCDGGTLVLDEVDRLPRSVQQRLAEALESGIVRPVGASYGYRIDMRLFATSNLSLTALVEGDEFDAELGRRLTATRIVLPPLRERTSDIPALTRHFLARIGEQPGLNHLSISDSALALLAAYDWPGNVRQLQSVLFRAAVYCEGETLTAESFPQLAELVGDRGEAPVPAFHEGAGVMLYTEDGNLRPLEEIEADVIRLAIGHYRGRMTEVARRLGIGRSTLYRKLSDLGIDNAA; translated from the coding sequence ATGCTGATCGACGACGAACCGGCCCAGAGCCGGCTGATCTGCGCGATCGCCGCGCGGGCGGGCTGGCGCACGCTCGTCGCGCCCGATGCCGAAACCGCGATCGCGATGCTCGGCACGCGCGAGGGAATGCAGTTGTCCGCGATCCTGCTCGACCAGTGGGTGCCGGGCGATGACGCCTGCTCGCTGATCGCCGAGCTCAAGGAACGCCGCCCGGCCCTGCCGATCCTGATGCTGACCACCAGCGCTTCCCCCGTGCTGGCGGTCGAGGCGATGCGGGCGGGGGCGAGCGACTACCTCGTCAAGCCGATCGCGCCCGATCGCCTGATGGAAGCGCTGCGGGCGGTCACCACCCGCGAACGTCAGCGCGACGAACTCGCCCCGCTGACCGAGAAGATGGGCGCCCATCTCGATTTCGACGCGATGATCGGCACCGCGCCCGGTTTCCGCACCGCGCTCGCCCAGGCGGCGAAGGCGGCGCGCGGCCACGGCCACGCCCTGATCGAGGGCGAAAGCGGCACGGGCAAGGAAATGCTGATGCGTGCGATGCACTCGGCGAGCCCGCGGGCGAAGGAACCCCTGCGGATCATCAACATCGCGAGCCTGCCGCCCGGATCGGTCGAATCGGTGCTGTTCGGGCACGAACCGGGCGCCTTTCCGGGCGCCTTCGACCGCCAGATCGGCGCGCTCCAGCATTGCGACGGCGGGACGCTGGTGCTCGACGAGGTCGACCGCCTGCCGCGCAGCGTGCAGCAGCGCCTCGCCGAAGCGCTCGAAAGCGGGATCGTGCGCCCGGTCGGGGCGAGCTACGGCTACCGCATCGACATGCGCCTGTTCGCCACGAGCAACCTTTCGCTGACAGCACTGGTCGAAGGGGACGAATTCGACGCCGAGCTTGGGCGGCGGCTCACCGCGACCCGCATCGTCCTGCCGCCGCTGCGCGAGCGGACGAGCGACATTCCCGCCCTCACCCGCCATTTCCTCGCGCGCATCGGCGAGCAGCCCGGACTAAACCACCTCTCGATCTCCGACAGCGCGCTGGCGCTGCTCGCGGCCTATGACTGGCCGGGCAATGTCCGCCAGCTGCAATCGGTGCTATTCCGCGCCGCGGTCTATTGCGAGGGCGAGACGCTGACGGCGGAAAGCTTCCCGCAGCTGGCCGAACTGGTCGGCGACCGCGGCGAGGCGCCGGTCCCCGCCTTCCACGAAGGCGCGGGCGTGATGCTCTACACCGAGGACGGCAACCTGCGCCCGCTCGAGGAGATCGAGGCGGACGTGATCCGGCTCGCCATCGGCCATTACCGCGGCCGCATGACCGAGGTGGCCCGGCGGCTCGGCATCGGGCGTTCGACGCTCTACCGCAAGCTCTCCGACCTCGGGATCGACAACGCAGCCTGA
- a CDS encoding alkaline phosphatase: MRFPLLLAAAGTATIAALAPLSANPQVELSAEDVLAPYYARLETEIDLPVAPPGASLAEDTVLTRIGVGSCNHQSRSQHMWARIAAADPQLFLFIGDNNYGDNGWDGDAALGSLRAAYAKQAETPELAAFREAVPMMAVWDDHDYGFNDAGASFTPRRWSETIFETFWGSPEDVRERPGIYSSRIVGEDGRRTQVILLDTRFFRSELETMGYSETRPPLGPYVPSDDPEKTMLGEAQWEWLEAELAKPADFRIVASSIQVLTDAHNYESWENLPLERAKLYRLLAGREESGLVLLSGDRHAGGIYTDTPDEAGGEQFWELTSSSLNLAFNDTATNTAREPDPKRLTDFISEENFGLVDIDWENRTFTLSLRGNRGEERVSRTVSW, translated from the coding sequence ATGCGCTTTCCGCTTCTCCTCGCCGCGGCCGGAACCGCGACGATTGCCGCCCTCGCGCCGCTTTCCGCCAACCCGCAGGTCGAACTTTCGGCCGAGGACGTGCTCGCGCCCTATTACGCCAGGCTCGAAACCGAGATCGACCTGCCGGTCGCGCCTCCCGGGGCGAGCCTCGCCGAGGACACGGTGCTGACCCGGATCGGGGTCGGCAGCTGCAACCACCAGAGCCGCTCGCAGCACATGTGGGCCCGGATCGCGGCAGCCGATCCGCAGCTTTTCCTGTTCATCGGCGACAACAACTACGGCGACAACGGCTGGGACGGCGATGCCGCGCTCGGTTCCTTGCGCGCCGCCTATGCCAAGCAGGCCGAAACCCCCGAACTCGCCGCCTTCCGCGAGGCCGTGCCGATGATGGCGGTGTGGGACGATCACGATTACGGTTTCAACGATGCGGGGGCGAGCTTCACCCCGCGGCGCTGGTCGGAAACGATCTTCGAAACCTTCTGGGGCTCGCCCGAGGATGTCCGTGAGCGCCCCGGCATCTATTCCTCGCGCATCGTCGGCGAGGACGGGCGGCGAACGCAGGTGATCCTGCTCGACACGCGCTTCTTCCGCTCCGAACTCGAAACGATGGGCTATTCCGAGACCCGCCCGCCGCTCGGCCCCTACGTGCCCAGCGATGATCCCGAAAAGACGATGCTGGGCGAAGCGCAGTGGGAATGGCTCGAAGCCGAACTCGCCAAGCCCGCCGATTTCCGCATCGTGGCGAGCTCGATCCAGGTGCTGACCGACGCGCACAACTACGAAAGCTGGGAGAACCTGCCGCTCGAACGCGCGAAGCTCTACCGCCTGCTCGCGGGCCGCGAGGAAAGCGGGCTGGTCCTGCTTTCGGGCGATCGGCACGCGGGCGGCATCTACACCGACACGCCGGACGAGGCGGGCGGCGAGCAATTCTGGGAGCTGACCAGCTCCTCGCTCAATCTCGCCTTCAACGACACGGCGACGAACACCGCGCGCGAGCCCGATCCCAAGCGGCTGACCGATTTCATCTCGGAAGAGAATTTCGGCCTTGTCGACATCGACTGGGAGAACCGCACCTTCACCCTTTCCCTGCGCGGGAACCGGGGCGAGGAGCGGGTGAGCCGGACGGTGAGCTGGTGA